In the genome of Patescibacteria group bacterium, one region contains:
- a CDS encoding CTP synthase: protein MAKFIFVTGGVLSGLGKGITAASIGNILTARGKKVFMMKFDQYFNVDAGTLNPAEHGECFVTDDGAETDLDLGHYERFTDQNLTRESSVMSGQIYQAIIENERQGKYLGKTIQMIPHLTDEIKERINNAAKRSNADFVIVEIGGTVGDYEGLHFVEAIRQMRRDKGIDSTLYCHVGFFPWLATTEELKTKPMQNSIRDLNNFGIHPDIVFCRADYPIPARCLDKISTFCNIDRDAVVPLETLGNVYELPLLLEKFNVARVISRKLKTPLGRRIDRSWIELNKNIRSKKNKSVNIALVGKYMDMKDTYYSVTEALKSAAYKNHVKLNILWTDSELVERYGVDKYLKNTDGIVVPGGFGNRGIEGKIMAAKYARENKVPYLGLCLGMQIAVIEFARHALKTKACNSTEFDKNVKNPVIDIMEHQKKISEKGGTMRLGAYPCVLSEDSKSLNLYGKKEVSERHRHRYEFNNDYREVLSKAGLLIAGTSPDNKLVEIIEHKDHPFFVASQFHPEFKSRPNRPHPLFDGFIKAAIK, encoded by the coding sequence ATGGCTAAATTCATTTTTGTCACGGGGGGCGTGTTATCGGGTTTGGGTAAAGGCATCACTGCCGCATCGATTGGAAATATTTTGACCGCCCGCGGCAAAAAAGTTTTTATGATGAAGTTTGATCAATATTTTAACGTTGACGCTGGTACCCTAAACCCAGCGGAACACGGAGAATGTTTTGTAACCGATGACGGGGCAGAGACCGATCTTGACTTGGGGCATTATGAACGCTTCACCGATCAAAATTTGACCCGCGAAAGCTCAGTGATGTCGGGACAAATATATCAAGCAATTATCGAAAATGAACGCCAGGGTAAATATCTCGGTAAGACAATTCAGATGATTCCACATCTTACTGATGAGATCAAAGAGAGAATAAATAATGCTGCCAAGAGGTCAAACGCAGATTTTGTAATTGTTGAAATCGGAGGCACCGTCGGAGATTATGAGGGACTTCATTTTGTCGAGGCAATCCGCCAAATGCGCCGCGATAAAGGAATTGACTCTACGCTTTACTGCCACGTCGGCTTTTTTCCTTGGTTAGCCACCACCGAAGAGCTTAAAACTAAGCCGATGCAAAATTCAATTCGCGACTTAAATAATTTTGGAATTCATCCCGACATCGTTTTCTGCCGCGCAGACTACCCCATTCCAGCAAGATGCTTGGATAAGATTTCTACTTTTTGTAATATTGATCGCGATGCAGTTGTTCCATTGGAAACATTGGGCAATGTTTATGAACTACCACTTCTTTTGGAAAAATTTAACGTAGCACGAGTTATTTCCAGAAAATTGAAAACCCCGCTCGGGCGCCGTATCGACAGAAGTTGGATTGAGCTCAACAAGAATATCCGAAGCAAAAAAAATAAATCGGTAAACATCGCCCTGGTCGGCAAATACATGGACATGAAGGATACTTATTATTCCGTGACTGAGGCATTAAAATCTGCTGCATATAAAAATCATGTGAAACTAAACATTTTGTGGACTGATTCTGAATTAGTCGAGAGATATGGGGTCGATAAATATTTGAAAAATACTGATGGAATTGTCGTTCCCGGCGGGTTTGGGAATCGCGGCATTGAGGGTAAAATTATGGCAGCCAAGTATGCTCGCGAGAATAAAGTTCCGTATCTCGGGCTTTGCCTGGGAATGCAAATTGCCGTTATCGAATTCGCCCGGCATGCCTTAAAAACCAAAGCTTGCAATTCAACCGAGTTTGATAAAAATGTAAAAAATCCAGTAATCGACATAATGGAGCACCAAAAAAAGATTTCGGAAAAGGGCGGTACGATGCGGCTCGGCGCTTACCCATGTGTTCTTTCCGAAGATTCAAAATCGCTTAATCTTTATGGCAAAAAAGAAGTCTCTGAACGGCATCGCCACAGATATGAATTCAACAATGATTATCGCGAGGTTTTATCCAAAGCCGGACTTTTGATCGCTGGCACCTCACCGGACAACAAATTAGTTGAAATAATCGAACACAAAGACCACCCTTTCTTTGTCGCCTCGCAATTCCACCCGGAATTTAAATCCCGCCCGAATAGACCTCATCCACTCTTCGATGGATTTATAAAAGCAGCTATTAAATAA
- a CDS encoding nucleotidyltransferase domain-containing protein, giving the protein MKIIKSMRTKNEKSVKKYERRANYSAQIFCRMPYVRAVFLTGSLASGDANISSDIDMLVVTKMGRIFTARLFVILAATIMGIKRTKNPDKNHAGKVCLNYFLTENYLKIPHGRGEKIDKYCAENYSQAKFLAGDYQIFEKFFEVNRKLFKQYQITNIKLQINSRSQSHYPFYRTRLGNWFEEQLKAIQIRRIESDPITAKYPHLIVYNDQELRFHPPKFSKNNGTARK; this is encoded by the coding sequence ATGAAAATTATCAAGTCTATGCGAACAAAAAACGAAAAAAGTGTGAAAAAGTATGAACGCCGCGCAAATTATTCTGCTCAGATTTTTTGTCGAATGCCATATGTTCGCGCGGTCTTCTTGACAGGCTCACTAGCATCCGGGGATGCGAATATCTCTTCCGATATTGATATGTTGGTCGTCACAAAAATGGGTCGAATTTTTACTGCACGCCTTTTTGTTATACTGGCAGCAACAATCATGGGAATAAAGCGAACAAAAAATCCGGACAAAAATCATGCTGGTAAGGTTTGCCTAAATTATTTTTTAACAGAGAACTATCTGAAAATCCCACATGGCAGAGGAGAAAAGATCGATAAATATTGCGCCGAAAATTATTCGCAAGCGAAGTTTTTGGCGGGAGATTATCAAATATTTGAAAAGTTCTTTGAAGTTAATCGAAAACTTTTTAAACAATATCAAATTACAAATATCAAATTACAAATAAATTCTAGATCCCAATCGCATTATCCATTTTACAGAACTAGACTGGGGAATTGGTTCGAAGAACAACTTAAGGCCATCCAAATCCGGCGAATTGAGAGCGATCCCATTACGGCGAAGTATCCACATCTAATAGTTTATAATGACCAAGAACTTCGTTTTCATCCACCAAAATTTTCAAAAAATAATGGCACGGCAAGGAAATAA
- a CDS encoding DUF3006 domain-containing protein: MPEESKTTTFTLDRFEGSKAILIGEHEEVIVPKKIVPKGVGEGDIVHLTLSSDEFETKKREKTAKEILNEILNQK; this comes from the coding sequence ATGCCAGAAGAATCAAAAACGACAACATTTACCCTTGATCGCTTCGAGGGAAGCAAAGCGATCTTGATCGGCGAACATGAGGAGGTCATTGTTCCCAAGAAAATTGTTCCCAAAGGTGTAGGCGAGGGTGATATAGTGCATCTCACCTTGTCGTCCGATGAATTCGAGACCAAAAAACGCGAGAAAACCGCCAAAGAAATTTTGAATGAGATACTGAACCAAAAATAA
- a CDS encoding sodium/proton-translocating pyrophosphatase, protein MNMILVFAPIAAALISVLFGLVTLIRAGNSHVSNKKILDAGKDVEKKVRSYISREFNVLAVSVVILFVILLYLLGWKISLTFLAGAVITIAVNLTNSILFARAYSRIVEDTRSNQINAANIIFTLSGASSLFAFGAALVASVITYVLSGDFVFLLSLTLGAILVEIISKLRFHGISDKNTEKIEINENDHTSGGLIGAVAGVSAAGVYFISNLYSGTENSVYLSFLILGLGAIAMLIGVLITRFRTDMKLGRLMLTFLIIPSVLILVGSYFAVSWLIYGEGLHATINLSVSALAGLIAAFMLYISGYFISQKYRLHGENYILISNVISIVLAIAAILGIYTLNGYAGVSVFALALSAFLIPMMSQSRMLSTSSNAEFVRAISGIEMETDKIKGAYDSTNVFRRSLADYPFYLAIIVNLLLFWVFIGRMGSSMLSANLSDPYLIAGIVLGGLAAYVLAMNLSGWVKQGIIVPIAILLALPALSGLLLGASMSFGAVIGYVVVALILAAINDRVSISVSSIGLILGATLFSSLIKMAPSLRLKLIIGIALVVLILVYVVMSRMTKKEAK, encoded by the coding sequence ATGAACATGATCCTCGTTTTTGCGCCAATAGCGGCAGCTTTGATCTCGGTACTATTCGGGCTTGTCACGCTTATCCGTGCAGGCAACTCTCATGTTAGTAACAAAAAAATCCTCGATGCCGGAAAAGATGTCGAAAAAAAGGTTCGCTCCTATATCAGCCGTGAATTTAATGTACTTGCGGTTTCGGTGGTGATTTTATTCGTAATATTGCTCTATTTGCTCGGTTGGAAGATCAGCCTTACTTTTCTCGCAGGTGCCGTCATCACGATTGCGGTCAATCTTACAAATTCAATTCTATTTGCACGGGCTTATTCACGCATTGTTGAGGATACGCGCTCAAACCAAATCAACGCTGCAAATATTATATTTACTCTTTCCGGAGCTTCGTCTTTGTTTGCATTCGGAGCGGCTCTTGTTGCAAGTGTTATAACTTATGTATTATCTGGAGACTTTGTTTTTCTGCTTTCACTCACTTTGGGCGCGATTTTGGTTGAAATTATCTCAAAACTGCGATTTCACGGGATTTCAGATAAAAACACCGAAAAAATCGAGATAAATGAGAACGATCACACCTCCGGAGGACTTATCGGCGCGGTTGCCGGAGTATCCGCGGCAGGCGTTTATTTTATCTCAAACTTATATTCAGGAACTGAAAACTCGGTGTATTTATCTTTCCTTATTCTGGGGTTGGGGGCCATTGCAATGCTAATAGGCGTACTTATCACAAGATTCCGAACCGACATGAAGCTGGGCCGGCTTATGCTCACATTCCTTATAATTCCCTCGGTGTTGATTCTGGTAGGATCATATTTTGCTGTATCTTGGTTGATTTATGGAGAAGGCTTACATGCCACGATCAATCTATCGGTTTCTGCACTCGCTGGCCTGATCGCAGCATTCATGCTGTATATATCCGGCTATTTCATCTCTCAAAAATATCGCCTTCACGGCGAAAATTATATCCTAATTTCAAATGTAATCTCGATTGTTCTCGCCATCGCTGCAATTTTGGGCATCTATACCCTAAATGGATATGCTGGAGTTTCAGTATTCGCGCTGGCCCTGTCAGCTTTTCTTATCCCAATGATGTCGCAATCACGTATGCTTTCAACAAGTAGTAATGCCGAGTTTGTAAGAGCCATTTCTGGCATTGAAATGGAGACAGACAAGATCAAGGGTGCGTATGACTCAACAAATGTCTTTCGCAGAAGTTTGGCAGACTACCCGTTTTATCTAGCTATCATTGTAAATTTACTCCTCTTTTGGGTGTTTATTGGTAGAATGGGGAGCAGTATGCTTTCCGCAAATTTATCCGATCCTTACCTTATTGCCGGAATCGTCCTCGGGGGATTGGCTGCATATGTACTTGCTATGAATCTATCTGGTTGGGTAAAACAGGGAATAATCGTGCCGATCGCTATCCTTTTAGCCCTTCCGGCTCTATCTGGACTACTTTTGGGTGCCAGCATGTCATTCGGGGCAGTGATTGGCTATGTTGTCGTAGCGTTGATTTTGGCGGCGATCAATGATCGGGTCTCGATCAGTGTGAGTTCCATCGGGTTGATTCTGGGTGCGACATTATTTTCATCGCTAATTAAAATGGCTCCAAGTTTGCGTTTGAAACTCATAATCGGAATTGCTCTAGTCGTATTGATCCTGGTCTATGTTGTAATGTCTCGAATGACAAAAAAGGAAGCTAAATGA
- a CDS encoding glycosyltransferase family 1 protein → MRILIDGRFIGVGESISRYTLEIVQGILKLDQEHEYTLLIRPQGEKFIADNLQLKAKNFRTKVLDIPHYSFKEQTELLKYLNSEKFDLVHFTQFNHPIRYKGNYVISVHDLTLLGHLHRMNIVKRLGFRAVMKSAIMDSRKIITISNTTKDDLVETYRIDPDKIAITYLGVDNKYNSNFKSQSASWRTKIRDFKEKYKTGEKYILYTGMWKRHKNLLRMFDAFERAKLSDVKLVLVGKIDKEEPEILKRIDEINSKQKIIVTTGFVEEEELPIAYAGAVAYCIPSLSEGFGLPPLEAMACGTPVISSAVSAMPEILGKAAFYFDPYDIEDMSMAMKTIVEDEKLQKELSQKGLKWVARYDWEKTAKETLDVYKSLLK, encoded by the coding sequence ATGAGAATTCTAATTGATGGGCGCTTTATTGGCGTGGGCGAATCTATCTCCCGCTACACGCTTGAAATAGTTCAAGGCATCTTAAAATTGGATCAAGAGCACGAATACACTCTCTTAATCCGCCCGCAAGGCGAAAAGTTTATAGCTGACAACTTACAGCTGAAAGCTAAAAATTTTCGTACAAAAGTTTTAGATATTCCTCACTACAGCTTCAAAGAGCAAACAGAGCTTCTCAAATATTTAAATTCTGAAAAATTTGATCTTGTGCACTTTACCCAATTTAACCATCCGATTCGTTACAAAGGAAATTATGTGATCTCGGTGCATGACCTAACCCTTCTTGGGCATCTGCATCGCATGAATATTGTAAAAAGGCTGGGGTTTCGGGCTGTTATGAAGTCGGCAATAATGGATTCAAGAAAAATTATTACAATTTCGAACACAACCAAGGACGATCTTGTTGAAACATATAGGATTGATCCGGACAAAATTGCTATTACATACCTCGGCGTTGACAACAAGTATAATTCAAATTTCAAATCTCAATCCGCCAGCTGGCGGACAAAAATTAGGGATTTTAAAGAAAAGTATAAGACGGGAGAGAAATACATTCTCTATACAGGAATGTGGAAGCGGCACAAGAATCTTCTGCGTATGTTCGATGCTTTCGAGCGAGCGAAACTTTCTGATGTAAAGCTTGTGCTGGTCGGCAAAATTGATAAAGAAGAGCCGGAAATCTTGAAACGAATTGATGAAATCAATTCCAAGCAAAAAATTATTGTAACGACCGGATTTGTTGAGGAGGAGGAACTTCCCATTGCTTATGCTGGGGCAGTAGCTTATTGCATTCCCTCGCTCTCCGAGGGGTTCGGCCTTCCACCACTCGAGGCAATGGCTTGTGGTACGCCTGTAATTTCTTCAGCAGTATCGGCGATGCCGGAAATTCTCGGCAAGGCGGCGTTCTACTTCGACCCGTACGATATTGAAGATATGTCGATGGCGATGAAAACAATCGTCGAAGATGAAAAATTGCAAAAAGAACTATCGCAAAAGGGGTTGAAGTGGGTAGCGCGCTACGATTGGGAGAAGACCGCAAAAGAAACTCTGGATGTGTACAAAAGTTTATTGAAATAA
- a CDS encoding VanW family protein, translating to MTKRVLNGLELKGILSYMAKGKEKKKLQIKINFDFLKSKYLRYVALGIAAILILLLITFGIYSISYAHKSYKNIKIGDIALGGKTEGEIKDILQTNSNQFLAKNIILSYQGDNPKDYQVAPADIGLAYDVDGSMKRVMGIGRDRGIFRDFWEQLKSVFSEQNVPMLYSVNDSALSDKIAAIAKEVDIPEKDYSISYQGGEFVLSTERAEGKRIDQLGLINNVKYQISNVKSNPIAFNAQKYVPQVDEVKAQKRLSEAQNILSGGDLVLNYKDFEFTLGGDDIGKLILSKTDGDDLKLYVSSEQATNQIKNMATTINSEPVNAQFSVVGGSVTAFAVSKDGLKLDENQTKVDIENALLGRVYKVAEGIDTKKISLKVAVTKPAVSSDDAGKYGLKELVSTGVTTFTGSPSNRIHNINVGAAAINGALLAPGETFSTLGRLGKIDASTGYLPELVIKNDKTVPDYGGGLCQVSTTLFRAALNSGMEIVERQNHSYRVSYYEPPVGMDATIFDPAPDFKFKNNYNSYILIQAQVVGTKITFQFYGTKDSRIISIGTPSVYDVISPPTPLEIPTDTLKVGEKKKIDSGHPGATASFHYKVTRDGAILQEKDFVSKYVPWQEKWLVGTVQPEPVPEPAPEPTPEPATPTADPATPTT from the coding sequence ATGACAAAAAGGGTTCTCAACGGGCTCGAACTAAAGGGTATTTTAAGCTATATGGCAAAGGGCAAAGAAAAGAAAAAATTACAAATTAAAATCAATTTTGATTTTTTAAAGAGTAAATATTTGCGTTATGTGGCACTAGGAATTGCTGCAATTCTTATTTTGCTTTTGATCACATTTGGTATTTATTCAATCTCGTATGCGCATAAATCTTACAAGAATATCAAGATCGGGGATATTGCCTTGGGTGGCAAAACTGAGGGAGAAATAAAAGATATTTTACAGACGAATTCAAATCAATTTTTGGCAAAAAATATCATTCTTTCTTATCAGGGAGACAATCCAAAAGATTATCAAGTTGCCCCTGCTGATATCGGATTGGCTTATGATGTCGATGGGAGTATGAAGAGAGTGATGGGGATCGGGCGTGATAGAGGTATTTTCCGTGACTTCTGGGAACAGCTAAAATCCGTATTTTCTGAACAAAATGTGCCAATGCTTTATAGCGTGAATGATTCAGCCCTTTCGGACAAAATTGCCGCAATTGCAAAAGAAGTTGATATACCGGAAAAAGATTATTCGATTTCGTACCAAGGTGGGGAATTTGTTCTCTCTACCGAAAGAGCGGAGGGCAAAAGGATCGATCAATTGGGATTGATCAATAATGTCAAATATCAAATTTCAAATGTCAAAAGTAATCCGATTGCATTCAACGCACAGAAATATGTGCCGCAGGTAGATGAAGTGAAGGCGCAAAAACGGCTTTCTGAGGCGCAGAATATTCTTTCTGGCGGTGATTTGGTTCTAAATTATAAAGATTTTGAATTTACCTTGGGCGGCGATGATATTGGGAAATTGATTTTATCCAAGACTGATGGAGATGATCTGAAACTATATGTGTCTTCCGAACAAGCCACGAATCAAATCAAAAACATGGCGACAACTATCAATTCCGAGCCTGTCAATGCACAATTTTCGGTTGTTGGGGGAAGCGTTACAGCTTTTGCAGTGTCGAAAGACGGATTAAAGTTGGACGAAAACCAGACCAAAGTGGATATCGAAAATGCACTACTTGGCAGGGTTTACAAAGTAGCCGAGGGAATTGATACAAAAAAAATCAGCCTGAAAGTTGCTGTCACTAAACCGGCCGTTTCTTCGGATGATGCAGGAAAATATGGCTTAAAAGAATTGGTATCTACCGGTGTCACAACGTTTACCGGTTCGCCCTCAAATCGAATTCACAATATCAATGTGGGTGCAGCTGCTATCAATGGTGCTCTCTTGGCACCAGGAGAAACTTTCTCGACCCTAGGACGCTTAGGAAAAATTGATGCATCCACAGGTTATCTTCCGGAATTAGTAATAAAGAACGATAAGACAGTGCCGGATTATGGCGGAGGGCTGTGCCAGGTTTCAACCACCCTTTTTCGTGCAGCATTGAATTCGGGAATGGAAATAGTCGAGCGGCAGAATCACTCTTATCGCGTATCCTATTACGAACCGCCGGTTGGGATGGACGCGACAATTTTTGATCCAGCCCCTGATTTTAAATTCAAAAATAATTACAATTCATACATTCTGATCCAAGCCCAAGTCGTCGGGACTAAGATTACTTTTCAGTTTTATGGCACAAAAGATTCAAGGATTATCTCAATTGGGACTCCGTCGGTTTACGATGTGATAAGCCCACCTACTCCTCTTGAGATACCGACAGACACTCTTAAGGTTGGTGAAAAGAAAAAAATCGACTCCGGCCATCCGGGGGCGACAGCGAGCTTTCATTATAAAGTCACCCGTGACGGAGCGATTTTACAGGAAAAAGATTTTGTATCGAAATATGTTCCTTGGCAGGAAAAATGGCTGGTTGGAACGGTTCAGCCGGAACCTGTCCCTGAGCCCGCACCTGAACCCACTCCCGAGCCGGCTACGCCAACGGCTGATCCTGCAACTCCAACAACATAA
- a CDS encoding cation-transporting P-type ATPase: MTCEVKEFFKDYEDRLQTNNFSYAKIKLMKEFAYHQWSGADIRRHFGVDTKEGLSSKEALLRLQKYGANSLEKEKESSVWVILGRQFTNFFIILLVIAAIISILTEGMSSGIIFIVIIVLNVGIGFFQEHKAERSLSLLKKSIISEAKVIRDGKIATIDSEKLVPGDVVVVSEGDKVPADLRIIEGNSLRMNESALTGEAMLISKHPEVLPLDTILAERRNMAYMGTSAVAGSAMGVVVGTGELTEIGKIAKLIQTSEEKTPLEKKILFVGQIISGVAIAIALAVFALGLMQGWNLYELVAYVIALIVAAVPESLPTVVTLTLAIGVINMVKKNAIVRRMGVVEALGSVNIILTDKTGTITKNNLVISKYGFIKNGESVIYDSNLPHSSSDKNLLLFAMICSDVKGKKHDEMTGDPLEVAIAQKLLEESHDTFVRSSKFERITGSPFDSGKKYMMVDGNLGEQRYIVMKGAVESIIPFCKLAAADKKLLHEMNLEMSESGMKNIAVCAKKITGKNLGTMKNLEFLGVLAFSDEPVPEVKGAFADTIKAGIRPIILTGDHPSTAKYISEAVGLPAIDDEIISGLEISSMSDKEIIDRLKKVKIFARCTPSDKIRIVGLFEQAGYTVAVTGDGVNDAPALKAATVGIAMGIRGNDVAKEAADIVLSDDNFRTIVHAITYGRQIYDNVKHALTFLFAGNFIEILLIAIAFLAALPEPLTTIQILWINLITDSLPAIALSFEKPGKNLLAEGPRIDDKIDLARAMRFSLFVGMFGLCVMFLLYLSGLHHSIAHARTLVFASVVLSQMALVMSVRSKKRVWEDFRGFFENAYLNAAVLISIFIQIIAFVPYTRSFFGTAPLGFTDWLSVIATIIIVFFGSEIIRHYQDQHYLKLKLRNKKIALVDEKTGKMIAGTSLVRSK, encoded by the coding sequence GTGACCTGTGAAGTAAAAGAATTTTTTAAGGACTACGAAGACAGACTACAGACTAATAATTTTAGCTATGCTAAAATAAAATTGATGAAAGAATTTGCCTATCATCAGTGGAGTGGTGCTGATATTAGGCGCCATTTTGGGGTTGATACGAAGGAGGGGCTTTCCTCGAAGGAAGCCTTATTGAGGTTGCAAAAGTACGGGGCAAATTCATTGGAGAAAGAAAAAGAGAGCTCGGTTTGGGTAATATTGGGCCGCCAATTTACTAATTTTTTTATAATTCTTTTGGTGATTGCTGCGATAATTTCTATCTTAACCGAAGGCATGTCCTCGGGGATTATTTTTATTGTCATCATTGTCCTGAATGTTGGCATTGGCTTTTTTCAGGAGCACAAAGCCGAAAGATCATTATCACTGCTTAAAAAATCAATCATAAGTGAGGCTAAAGTTATTCGTGATGGCAAAATTGCAACCATTGATTCGGAAAAATTGGTACCGGGCGATGTCGTTGTGGTATCAGAGGGCGACAAGGTTCCTGCAGATTTGCGAATAATTGAAGGAAATTCTTTGCGCATGAACGAATCGGCGCTTACTGGTGAAGCAATGCTGATTTCTAAACACCCGGAAGTTTTGCCACTAGATACGATCTTGGCGGAGCGCCGAAACATGGCATATATGGGAACCTCTGCTGTTGCCGGGAGTGCAATGGGGGTTGTTGTCGGCACGGGAGAATTGACTGAAATAGGCAAAATTGCGAAATTGATTCAAACCAGCGAAGAAAAAACCCCTCTCGAGAAAAAGATTTTGTTTGTTGGGCAAATTATATCCGGCGTAGCGATCGCAATTGCTCTGGCGGTATTTGCACTGGGCCTTATGCAGGGTTGGAATCTTTACGAACTTGTAGCATATGTGATTGCGCTGATCGTTGCTGCTGTGCCAGAATCATTGCCGACCGTCGTGACATTAACTTTGGCAATCGGCGTTATCAATATGGTGAAAAAGAATGCAATTGTCCGGCGCATGGGAGTAGTCGAAGCGCTAGGCAGTGTAAATATCATATTGACCGACAAAACGGGAACGATCACAAAAAACAACCTGGTAATTTCCAAATACGGATTTATCAAAAATGGAGAAAGTGTCATCTATGATTCCAATTTGCCTCACTCCTCAAGTGATAAAAATCTTCTTTTGTTTGCAATGATTTGTTCGGATGTGAAAGGAAAAAAGCATGATGAAATGACGGGTGATCCGCTCGAAGTGGCAATTGCCCAAAAGCTTTTGGAAGAAAGCCACGACACGTTTGTGCGATCAAGTAAATTCGAACGAATTACCGGCAGCCCTTTCGATTCCGGTAAAAAATACATGATGGTCGACGGCAATCTGGGCGAACAGCGCTATATCGTGATGAAGGGGGCGGTAGAGTCTATTATTCCATTTTGCAAATTGGCAGCAGCAGACAAAAAGCTCTTACATGAGATGAATCTTGAAATGTCAGAATCAGGTATGAAAAATATTGCTGTTTGTGCCAAAAAAATTACCGGCAAGAATCTTGGAACGATGAAGAATCTTGAATTTTTAGGCGTCTTAGCATTTTCAGATGAACCGGTGCCGGAGGTAAAAGGCGCCTTTGCCGATACAATAAAGGCAGGTATCCGTCCAATTATTTTAACTGGCGATCATCCGAGTACGGCCAAATATATCTCCGAGGCAGTCGGCCTTCCGGCGATAGACGACGAGATAATTTCTGGGCTGGAAATTTCGTCAATGTCAGACAAAGAGATTATCGATAGGCTAAAAAAAGTTAAGATATTTGCCCGTTGCACTCCCTCGGACAAAATTCGAATCGTGGGACTCTTTGAACAAGCTGGCTATACCGTTGCGGTTACTGGGGACGGGGTAAATGATGCTCCGGCCTTAAAGGCCGCCACGGTCGGGATCGCAATGGGAATACGTGGCAATGATGTGGCAAAAGAAGCGGCAGATATTGTTCTTTCCGATGATAATTTCAGAACTATCGTCCATGCCATAACATATGGCCGGCAGATTTATGACAATGTGAAACACGCACTCACTTTTCTTTTTGCTGGAAATTTTATTGAAATTCTTCTTATTGCGATCGCTTTTCTTGCTGCCTTACCTGAACCCCTGACAACCATCCAGATTCTTTGGATCAACTTAATAACAGATTCATTGCCGGCTATTGCGCTTTCATTTGAGAAGCCAGGCAAGAATTTGCTTGCTGAAGGACCGAGAATTGATGATAAAATTGATCTTGCGCGAGCGATGCGGTTTTCATTGTTTGTCGGTATGTTTGGCCTTTGCGTGATGTTTCTGCTCTATCTCTCGGGCTTGCACCATTCAATTGCGCATGCGCGTACTTTGGTTTTTGCCTCTGTTGTTCTTTCGCAAATGGCGCTGGTTATGTCGGTTAGATCGAAGAAGAGGGTCTGGGAGGACTTCCGAGGGTTTTTTGAAAATGCATATTTGAATGCAGCAGTTTTGATCTCGATATTCATACAAATAATCGCTTTTGTCCCATACACTAGGTCATTCTTCGGCACGGCTCCCCTCGGATTTACGGATTGGCTTTCTGTCATCGCAACAATCATCATAGTGTTTTTCGGCTCGGAAATTATCCGTCACTATCAAGATCAGCACTATTTAAAATTGAAGCTTAGGAATAAAAAAATCGCGCTTGTCGACGAAAAAACAGGCAAAATGATAGCCGGGACATCATTAGTTCGTAGTAAGTAG
- a CDS encoding co-chaperone GroES, whose product MLKPLGDKVLIEPTLAEEKTKSGIIIPDTAKEAKAEGKVVALGTGKLPEGKKHEFSVKIGDKVLYGKYSGDEVKIDGKEYKVMKEDEILGIF is encoded by the coding sequence ATGCTTAAACCACTTGGAGACAAGGTTCTGATCGAGCCGACATTGGCTGAAGAAAAAACAAAGTCTGGAATCATTATTCCTGACACTGCCAAAGAAGCCAAGGCAGAAGGCAAAGTTGTGGCACTTGGCACAGGTAAATTGCCTGAAGGTAAAAAACATGAGTTTTCGGTGAAGATTGGAGATAAAGTTCTCTACGGAAAATATTCCGGTGATGAAGTGAAGATTGATGGCAAAGAATACAAGGTTATGAAAGAGGATGAAATCCTCGGAATTTTCTAA
- a CDS encoding GNAT family N-acetyltransferase, with protein sequence MGQTILKIADGNKDIADAQSVRYDVFTEEQGIEHEADADGLDSDSDHVLAYQDGDPVGTVRLRYIEPDIAKIERFAVKSKLRGQGLGKLIMQKALDHLKSKNIIEIVLDSQSHTKGFYEKFGFEQFGKEFEEVGIPHVKMRKTIS encoded by the coding sequence ATGGGTCAAACTATTTTAAAAATCGCAGATGGAAATAAAGACATCGCGGACGCACAAAGTGTACGATACGATGTTTTTACAGAAGAACAAGGAATCGAACATGAGGCAGATGCCGACGGCTTAGATAGCGATTCAGATCATGTGCTAGCCTATCAAGATGGCGATCCGGTCGGTACCGTCCGTCTGCGATATATCGAACCTGATATTGCAAAGATCGAACGCTTTGCGGTCAAATCAAAACTTCGCGGGCAAGGACTAGGCAAACTTATAATGCAAAAAGCTCTCGACCATCTCAAATCGAAAAATATTATAGAAATTGTGCTTGATTCCCAATCCCATACCAAAGGCTTCTACGAAAAGTTCGGCTTTGAACAATTCGGCAAAGAATTCGAAGAAGTCGGCATCCCCCATGTTAAAATGCGCAAGACTATTAGCTGA